atattattgattaattaattagtaAATACATGGCCTTGTTGTGGGACTCAAAAGTTATTGCTAAATGTTGTCTTTCGTCCAGCAGCTGCCTTTGTAAAAGCCCAACATGCTTGCTTTGGCTCTGTAGAAGATCTTCCAGGGAGGTGATTTGTGTCTGGAGGTAGTTTATCTGAGCCTGGGAGTCCATACAGACATTGTTCTTCTCTGAATCCTGCACCTGCTGCTTTAGAACCTCCATCCTTCTGCTCCAGTGTGCATTAGATTCTGCCATCTTTATCTGAGCAATAGTTTTCAACTTCTCAATCATCATGTCCTGGTCCTGAAGCTGTTTTGAAGCTTCAGCAGCTTCTGTGTGCTGGACGTGCAGGGCAGATTTCAGAGTTTGTATCTCTGATGAGAGTTTGCTCTCATGGTGCTCTGGGAGCTTTTCCTTCATGTTGATCAGCTCCTCCTGTTTCTCAGTCAATGTCTTCTCCAGTAGAAAGTTCTTCTCACTAAGGGCTTCGTTTGCCTTTTTTAAAGTCAGGATTTCATTGTCCTTGTCATCCTGATCCATCATATCCCCCCAATCCATCTTCATCTCATTAATGTTTGTGTTGGTGTTGAGGTCAGTGAGCTGGAGCTCCAGGTTGACTTTTTGGGTCTTCTCCTTCTGCTTTTGAAGAGCCTTCCTTAAAGAAAGGACTTCCTCCATCAGCTCAGCATTGTTGTCTTTAAGCAGCACCCTCATCTGCTTTTTAATGtacaaatagaaacatttatttatacattacattcaacaacttaaaaaaatttaaaaaaaacaataactaaatGTTTTTTGAGAAGTATTTCCAACACACAATGTTAGtaaagacactaaaaactaataatttgtgttttttgtttttgtttttttaaactgagtaaaaagtttaaataatgACTCCCTTCAGGTGTCTCTGATCTCTGAACACATGTGGTGATATAAAACAGTGCAGGTGATCAATCACCTGTAATTTACtcacattttaatcaaataaatcacATTCATCCTAATAATTAACCACAGTTGATGGTTTACTATGATGTGAAgctagtgtgtttttttagatcaGAAATCTAATGTAAATTTAAAGCTCTCacttcaggtaaaaaaaaatattaggtaTGTAAAAATGAATCATAAAACAGTTTTTCCTTCTGAAAAAGTGATTACAGATATAGAAATCCACAGACCTCTTGCTCCATCTCCACTGCTGTCATCTTTTTTTCTCCCTGATGTTGTTCACTCCTTGTTCACTTATTTGTGTCTtacagtgtgttgttgtttgtctgaaaGACGCCAGTAAAATGTTGAACGGTCACTCGTTACCATGACATCAACAGCAAACATTCCCAGGTTTACAAATGAaactaaaactttaaaaaaacatgtttattttttaaatcaaacgtTTTGATGATT
This genomic window from Gouania willdenowi chromosome 6, fGouWil2.1, whole genome shotgun sequence contains:
- the LOC114464252 gene encoding golgin subfamily A member 4-like; the protein is MTAVEMEQEMRVLLKDNNAELMEEVLSLRKALQKQKEKTQKVNLELQLTDLNTNTNINEMKMDWGDMMDQDDKDNEILTLKKANEALSEKNFLLEKTLTEKQEELINMKEKLPEHHESKLSSEIQTLKSALHVQHTEAAEASKQLQDQDMMIEKLKTIAQIKMAESNAHWSRRMEVLKQQVQDSEKNNVCMDSQAQINYLQTQITSLEDLLQSQSKHVGLLQRQLLDERQHLAITFESHNKAMYLLIN